TTTCAACTTCTATTAAGTAGTCTTTTGAATTTCTAAAATCCATTTGATAAGTTTTTCTATCACCAAATGCTGGAGCTGAATCTGCGGCATCTCTAAAAGGTCCATAATATGCCGAAGCATATTTTACACTATACGCCATTATAGGTAAATTTATAAATCCATTTTCATCTAATGTTTCTCTAATCGCTTTTATTCTTCCATCCATCATATCAGAAGGCGCTACTATATCTGCTCCCGCTTTAGCATGAGAAAGGGCTACCTTTTGTAAAAGTTTTAATGTTTCATCATTTAAAAGTTCTTCTCCTCTTAAAATCCCACAATGACCATGAGAAGTATATTCACACAGACAAACATCTGTAACAACTAGAAAATCTGGAAATTTAGATTTTATAAATCTAATAGCCTCTTGAACAATACCTTTATCATTATAACCTTCACTTCCTACTAAATCCTTAACTTTAGGAATTCCAAATAATAATATAGATTTAATCCCTAAATCTTTTAATTCTAACAACTCTTCTTCTAATCTATCTATAGAAATTCTGTATTGTTCTTTCATAGATGGGATTTCAACTTTTATATTTTCTCCCTCCTCTATAAAAAGTGGATATATTAAATTATCTAAACTAAAATCTATATTTTTCACTAAATTTCTCATGGTTTGAGAGCTTCTTAATCTTCTTGTTCTATTAAACATGCTATTCCTCTCCTATTACATCTATTACTCCATCAACATCGTAAACTTTAGCTTCTAAAGCTACATTATATCCTAATTCATTTAAAGTTTTTGTTGTAACTGGTCCTATAGAA
Above is a window of Candidatus Cetobacterium colombiensis DNA encoding:
- the hemB gene encoding porphobilinogen synthase, whose translation is MFNRTRRLRSSQTMRNLVKNIDFSLDNLIYPLFIEEGENIKVEIPSMKEQYRISIDRLEEELLELKDLGIKSILLFGIPKVKDLVGSEGYNDKGIVQEAIRFIKSKFPDFLVVTDVCLCEYTSHGHCGILRGEELLNDETLKLLQKVALSHAKAGADIVAPSDMMDGRIKAIRETLDENGFINLPIMAYSVKYASAYYGPFRDAADSAPAFGDRKTYQMDFRNSKDYLIEVENDILEGADIIMVKPGMPYLDVVKGVADAISNPVAIYNVSGEYSMVKAASENGWIDEEKIVMENMYAMRRAGADIIITYHAKDIAKWIKRGV